A window of the Salvelinus fontinalis isolate EN_2023a chromosome 14, ASM2944872v1, whole genome shotgun sequence genome harbors these coding sequences:
- the LOC129810622 gene encoding major facilitator superfamily domain-containing protein 12-like, translating into MSDQLLSNERSLPLFMRLCYAAGHFMNDLCASLWFTYLLVYYHSVLGFKSTYAGVLLFIGQIADGVSTPLVGIESDRTAGCGAYGKRKTWHLVGTISVLISFPFIFNPCLGCGDNTPQWVWLTYFTPFIIIFQFGWAATQISHLSLIPELVSSEHAKVELTAYRYAFTVVANITVYAVALLLFHFQAQQTGDPSVTDSLGIVDIPIFRDLSLIVLGIGAVFSFVFHLGTRERVPHREEPGSQNDESQPLISPTSHNTIPQSLLQWNHWLKEPSFYQVACLYMSTRLIVNLSQTYVSMYLINSLLLPKNFIATVPLVMYVSGFVCSLVMKPISKLVGISMTYLLGLVLILGFSSWVLVGMNIGRLIYGAAVLLGAGSATILVMSLSMTAKLIGEQTQSGAFVYGAMSFTDKVANGIGVIIIQRLHPCNSQDSCPESVWFYRDVMVIVTGGVALAAAFSLCTLLIWPIRIRQRLPSTSVQMEAEDNRE; encoded by the exons ATGTCTGACCAGTTGCTCTCTAATGAGCGGTCTTTACCCCTCTTCATGCGGTTGTGTTACGCAGCTGGTCACTTTATGAACGACCTCTGCGCGTCATTATGGTTTACCTACCTATTAGTCTACTACCATTCCGTGCTTGGGTTCAAGAGCACATATGCAGGTGTATTGCTGTTTATAGGTCAAATAGCGGACGGTGTCTCCACGCCCCTTGTCGGTATCGAGTCGGATCGAACAGCTGGATGTGGAGCATATGGCAAAAGAAAAACTTGGCATTTAGTCG GCACTATCAGCGTACTTATCTCCTTTCCCTTCATATTTAACCCGTGTCTGGGATGTGGTGACAACACTCCACAGTGGGTGTGGCTCACCTATTTCACCCCCTTCATCATCATCTTCCAGTTTGGCTGGGCCGCCACCCAGATCTCCCACCTGTCACTCATCCCAGAGCTGGTGTCCAGTGAGCATGCCAAGGTGGAGCTCACTGCCTACAG GTATGCGTTCACGGTGGTGGCCAATATTACAGTCTATGCTGTGGCCTTGTTACTCTTTCACTTCCAGGCCCAGCAGACTGGAGATCCCTCTGTCACTGACAGCTTGGGCATTGTTGACATCCCCATATTCAGG GATCTGTCCCTCATTGTGCTGGGGATCGGGGCAGTGTTTTCTTTCGTCTTCCACCTGGGCACCCGAGAGAGGGTTCCTCACAGGGAAGAGCCAGGCTCGCAGAATGATGAGAGTCAACCCCTGATCTCCCCAACTTCCCATAACACTATACCCCAATCTCTCCTCCAATGGAATCATTGGCTGAAGGAGCCTTCATTTTACCAG GTTGCTTGTCTGTACATGAGCACCAGGTTGATAGTCAACTTGTCCCAGACCTACGTTTCCATGTATCTCATCAACTCCTTATTGCTACCAAAG AACTTCATTGCCACCGTTCCTTTAGTGATGTATGTCAGTGGGTTTGTGTGCTCTCTGGTCATGAAGCCAATCAGCAAGCTTGTAGGCATTAGT ATGACTTATTTGCTAGGCCTTGTGCTGATCCTGGGGTTTTCCTCCTGGGTGTTGGTGGGCATGAACATAGGGAGGCTGATCTATGGAGCTGCTGTACTGCTGGGTGCAGGCTCTGCCACCATCCTGGTCATGTCGCTCTCCATGACGGCCAAACTGATTGGAGAACAGACG CAAAGTGGGGCCTTTGTGTACGGGGCGATGAGCTTCACAGATAAGGTGGCCAATGGCATTGGTGTCATCATAATCCAGAGACTGCATCCCTGCAA TTCACAAGACAGCTGTCCAGAAAGTGTGTGGTTCTATCGAGATGTCATGGTGATTGTGACCGGGGGTGTGGCCTTAGCAGCAGCATTTTCCCTATGCACCCTCCTCATCTGGCCTATTAGGATTCGCCAAC GTTTACCCAGTACTTCTGTCCAGATGGAGGCAGAAGACAACAGAGAATGA